The DNA segment AAATATGCCACTTTAGAACTGGGTTTATCGTTACAGATGAGACTTATTTTAccagtttctttttaaaagagcaaatattctttcatccatccacacTCATGACCCCAGAATGACTAATAAACAGTTTTAGATTTTTATACAAATGCATTGAAAAAGAAACAGTTGATTTTCAGACCCTGTAGCCATCCTCCATTATCGGCATGAGGCCACGAGCAGAATGTACCTAAAACACCCCTGTGTGGCCTCAGCTGTGTGTAGAGTCATTGTGGTGTTGGAGGGGGAACCTCTGGCCCAGTCCCAGGTGCTTCGGACCAGGATTTCTTGAAGTTTCCAGTCAACCCTGTccatcctccctgtcccagcaTGCTGCTGATTGGAGTTATTGGGCAGCAGATGGGCTGTCTCTGGTTTGCTTTAAACATGATGCTGAGGCTTTTAACGTGTCTTTTGATGAAGAGAGGCTTGGCATAAGCAGCCTGCACACAGTGTATCTGAGGCTCGCTCATCTCTTTAACCAAGAATCTGTGAAGCGTGCAGAACAGTGCAGCGGACTCTTACCCCCAGATCTGTGGCTTGATACGGTTCTGAGGTCCCCAGGTTTGGTCAGAATCCACCACTAAGTCTCACTTGGGGCAGGAGCAGGTGTATCCCAGCTGTGTGACTGTCCAGTCTATTAAAGAGTACCGTAATATGATTCTGCTCATTCAGTCCATGTGCTGCTCCAGGCTGTGGATGACATTTGTCAGTAGTTGGATGAATAATGCAGGGCGGGGGCACGTTTCCTAGATGTCCTTTGGTTCAGATGTATCTGAGAGGTCAAGTGTCCCTGCGGCGAGCTCAGCACTTTGCTTTTTTTGATTAGACTTGGTCCCACTTGCATATTGTCAAACATTAATTACACAGTGATTGAGGGTCAATATTTTACTCAATTTTCACACACTAATTTATTTGATTCTGTCTTATTTTGACAAGTACATTTGTATAGAAATGATGAAAACACTCCCTTCGTTACCAATGGCTCCAGAAGCGTATGCATCAGAATGCATTCGCACATTGAGGTTTGAGGTGTATGAATCATGTTTCTTCACCAGAAATGAAGCAGTTTCTAAGCAACCGTCGCCGGGAAGCCCACATGAACTGGTTTGAGTCTGCCACAGACTGGGAACAAGAGCTGGATAGATGTGGGGCCACGGGATGGAGAGTCAGCTCAGTCAATGACCGCTTTGAGATGTCCACGAGGTAAATCAGCAGCCTCAGACTGGTAAAATATGCACAGCAGCAGGGGTtgagtttgtgttttttctcaaAGCATcaagaaaaatgacattttcgGGCAAAACCGACTGTTAGCGATTTAAAAATAGACCATAAAGAATAATGAGCATCCTTCCCCAACAGCCTCTCGAGGTTCATTGTGATTCCACAGAGGGTTTTAGACACGGAGCTCAAGAAAAGCTTTGCACACTTTAACGAAGGACGCATCCCCGTGAGTATTTTGGGCTTCCACAGACATTTTTGGTTTCCAGTTTCATCATCTAGATCCAAAAGGTCACTGTATTGTGTTACGTCAGAGATTGtgcgttgtgttgtgttgcagcGCTGGTGTTGGAGACACCCCTGGGGCAGTGATCTGCTGCGGATGGCCAGTTTTCAGAACAACATCTATCATGAGAAAGATGACAtcaggtgtgtatgtgtgtgtgtgtgcaggtttcCATTGGGACTTTTAGGGAAATATGAATAACTGTTGTAGGTTTCACAGGACATCAGTGGCTCCTAATCATTTCAGGGTTTGCTTTAACAAAACCAGAgcccaaataaaataaaaaacagcacATCTGATTTGTTTATTGAGTTTGTAAATACAGTAATGGTTGTGAAACAGAATTAAAAAGGACTAACTGTTGCCTAAATACTGCGCAGTGCTGTTTAGAAGCAACCTACTGTTGAAAGAGGCTCTACTTTAACCCTGAACACCTCTTTCTTTATAAAAGAACGTATGAAATGTGTCTCACAATCACATCTTTCTCAGCTGAGCTTTTCATCATCggagctgcagggagaaaaagatgaagcTGAAGTGATGCAGCCATGTGATCCAGTGTTGACAGAGGCGTTTCTGTCGTGCAGGAACTTGGAGCTGATCCTGTTTGGCTGCCAGTCGTctctgtgtgtggtggtggagctgggcGACGAGCTGCCCTCACCTACCGACATCCAGCTGGCACACAGCCGCCTGCGAGCGCTCTGCCTGGGAGGTGGGCCTGAATCAGTGGACACATCCCTCCACAATCTCTGAGCAAACACTGCAGAGACTAAGCTAAAGCGGTTCAGACCGTCCGGCCTCATACAGCTGCTTCAGCCCTGATCCCAGCTCGTTCTGTCGCTTTCACACGCAGCACAAACCATAGTTGGGTGGGTAAGGTCCAGGGTGGTCCACAACATCTGTCCTGTTCAGGAAAacgctctcccctcctctctctctctgttcatctgtgtctgtctgtctgcctctctctctctgtctctgcctctctctgtctctctctgtccatctgtctctctgtctgcctctctctgtctctgcctctctctgtctctctgttctgcctctctctctctgtccacctttctctctgtccacctttctctctctctctctctctgtctgtctgtctgtctctgttctgcctctctgtctgttctctctctctctgtccatctctgtccatctctgttctgcctttctgtctctctctgtccgtctgcctctctgttctgcctgtctctctgtccacctttgtctctccctctctctctctctgtctgtctgtctctgtccatcactgtctctttgtctgcctgtctctgttctgcctctctctctctgttctctgtcactctgtccgtctgtctctgcctctctctgtgtccatctctctctctctctttctgtctgtctgtctctctctctgtctgtctgtctgtccatctctgtctctgcctgtctgtctttctctgtctctctgtctgtccgtctctcCCATTGTTAGATTAGACTCCAGGGATCCACTAACTTCGCTGTGATTCTGAAGCGCCTCCCCCTGAGATCTGTCTGCTATGGGAAATTGTTGATTAATGTCGGATGAAAAGACATTGAGACAAATGACCGCAAgagaacattattttaaagacaCATCCCAAAACCCCATTTTTCCTCGTAGATATCTCCACCTCGGTGTCCGTGCCTGATGACAAATGGCTGTCCACCCTGGAGAGCACTCACTGGCTGGATTACATCAGGTAACGCTTGTCTATTAAAAACCCCTCATAAGGGTTAAATAAGCTCCACTGTTGTTGTTTACTTATATTTACTTTACGTCAATATTTTCAGTATAAATAGCAAAATGTGAGTGTCTGATCAAAGTGTCTCCGTGGATAGGTCCTGTTTGAAAAAGGCTTCGGAGGTCGCCTGTCTTCTTCGTGGAGGTCACCTGACTGTTGCGCTGCAAGGTGAatcacagaaccagaaccagaccagacCCAGACTCATCTTCTCAACTGCTGCCCTGGCAAAGGCGTTAAACCCATCTTTTACGACACAGTTTGATTCAACATTTCAGTGAAATCCTCATCTAATGATGTCATTTCCGTGAACGTGTGCTGTCAAGGAATCGAGTAGTCAGTATTTTATAAAGAATAACATGCAAAGAAACTGTTGCTGTTAGATAATTACAAAGTATTTCAGTTCTAAACCGCTTGGCTTCATGTTGTGGCCAGGACGTCCGCTCTGGCTTCACACATCCGTGACAGTTTTGCAGCTTTGCgtcacagaaacacagcagtTGGACCTCTGCAAAGTCACCACATCTGTGGCGTGATGGTTATATCATCCTTAGCTGAGTGGTTAAGCTAGTTTAGCTTGAGAGCTCCTAGTTCTGTGGGACTTTGTGTCATTGTGAGTTGCACATGTGTTAATTGCTGTAGAAATTGTAATCAAATGAAGTATTGTAATCATAAAAGGCTTAATCTGGATTAACAGCCCTCGCCTTCTGCTGCTTTGACACTATAGAAGCAGACGATCGGGACATGAGCTGCGTGGTTTCCAGCCTTGTGCAGGTGATGTGTGATCCGCAGTGCCGGACCCAGCACGGCTTCCAGGGCCTGGTGCAGAAGGAGTGGGTGATGGCGGGTCACCGCTTCTACAGCCGCATGAACTACCACCGCGACAACGACAAGGAGGAGGCGAGTGCTCGAGCTTCCTGTAACTCTGCGTCTCATTGTGATTTGGTTGCTTCCAGTCCGATTTAATTCCACACGGTCTGTTTGTTCTGCCTTGTATCTGCCTTTGTTCCCGCAGGCTCCggttttcctgctcttcctggacTGTGTCTGGCAGCTGTTGTCCCAGTATCCCTCTCACTTCCAACTGACGGGCGACTTCCTTTTGGCGCTGCATGACAGCATTCACCTGCCGCTCTTCTCGAGCTTCATGGCCAACTGTCAGCGCGAAAGATGCAAACGGTCACAGGTGAAGGTGTCTTTTCAAATAGGCCAGTTAGCGTAGCCTTGTGACCCTGGTTAGTCCACCTCTGGGACCAGCACCTGTGGTTGGGAGCTGAAGGTGGTAGCTGAGGGAACAACACCGGTAATTAAAGTGGGTGAACTAAGGAGGAGAGGTTGGTCTGACCCTAACCCGGCCTCCTGAAACCCACTTTGATCAACCGTATCAACGTGCTTTCAATTTGCGGATCAGTTGATTGTTGCTCAGAGGAAGAAAATCTCTCTAAGGTACAAATGCCCAACTGTCTGATCCGTGCAGAACCTCGGGCAGTCATACACCCCGGTGAACGGCTGGAGAGACACTCTCCATCCAGACGCTCTCGCAGATCTGTCTGACCCTCCGCTTCCACCGGTCTGGGACTGGGCCCTGCAGTACAGCAAGCACAGGCGGGATCATTTTACCCAACCGGTTTCACCAGTCCCACCACTGCAGCCGCTACTCAATGGCAACCTGAACACCAACCCGGACACGCTGAGGGTGAGACAGCCACATCCTGTCATGCGAGATATTTTTGTTCACAGGAAATGAGAACAAGGACCATCAAACCGGCCCCTAAATTTCCCTGTTGAGACGTCGTGTTGAAATTTATACTCGACTAAAGCATAAGAGAACTTTAGGAAGCTTTGACCGACGGCATCTTCTCACTTTTCTGCCCTTCAGCTGTTGGACAGCATCACAGGCTCCgtcttccttttctctcatgGTACGTTCTCCTGTCCTGCCAACCTACTGCCCtggcgcagcagcagctcggggGTTTACAAGAAGAGCCACCGGAGGGTGGCGTCGTCTGAGAATGTGCCGGGTCTGGAGAGGCTGCTGAAGGCGTGGAACCTAACCGAGTCGCCACAAGGTCTCGTGCTAAGATCCGCCCATCAAGGACAACTTGACCCTCACGAACCTTTAATTCCCCTCCTCATGGGGCCCTGCATGGGCCTGTGGAGGGAGTGCTACCTGCGGGGGGCGCTCCATGCACAGGTATGTCAAAAGTCTAAGGGGAAAAGGTTTCATTAGAATTGTAACATCATTTTTTCCTCGAAAGGCTTTAAGGAGAGCGGTAgtgtgtcatttcctgtttctgtgtggtTGGTTGGTGCTCACTGAGCTAACTTTAAGGAAATTGTTTGGttatttttgttgctgttgttatatATTGGCACACTTTTAAATTACATAaccataaaaaaaacctctcttgTAGCATTGGCACTAGCATGGCTTCTTTTTGTTTAGTGTTGCAATCAGTGTAATGGATGCAGTTGATTCATGGATCTGGAGGCGAGGCTCAGTGAGTTGGAGGCTTGGCTCCACACTATGGACTTTTCTGGAGCTGCACCAGTTAGCCAAGACAAGTTTGTGGCTGGGGCTCAGCTAGCTTCACCTAGACTGTGCTGATGGCCGCCGGCTACCTTGTCATCCTGATAAATAACTCCTCCAGTCATCTTAACATCATAGGTCAGACACATTCTGGTTTAGCTGCAGGTTATGCATTCCAGTGTGCAGCAAACAAGTTTCAGAGACGACTTGTTAAAACTATTTATGAGCCTCTCGTGGCTTCAGACAGTAGACTGGTTTCTATACTGGTTCTGGGATGAAAGGGCCAATGTGAAGCTGGCtcagatcatatttatctgatagattcCTTTCACTTATTTTAAAATTTGACTCCCTTAATTCATATCTTGTCTCCGtgagcactttttttttcatttacattttatttaccTTTGTTACTTTAATGTTCTTCATCATTTCCAAACAGACCTCCAGTTTATCCAGTAAAGAGTCCTGACATGATCATATTTCTCCTCTGTTAAAGGACATTTGCTGCCCATGAGATCCAGAATAGACTTTAAAACATGTCTCCTGAATTACAAGGCTCCCAGCTGTGCTGGTTTTCTTGTGGCTC comes from the Takifugu rubripes chromosome 7, fTakRub1.2, whole genome shotgun sequence genome and includes:
- the mtmr11 gene encoding myotubularin-related protein 11, whose translation is MLTGSKTTFKVRQMLPDMKERMLNQSGGNSRARDVFGLRCLPGECVLQRAVMVRKKLTAREGRGWLAGTLLCTHFRVAFVPEDSPKPDDNADPVLLGDHDVALASIEKVVVVGPNRTKVVTPNSSLKFTPEELLLYCRDLRVVCFLFDRLTPDAQVIEITYTIARTYQPPKPGSVLSFQNAALGSVEMKQFLSNRRREAHMNWFESATDWEQELDRCGATGWRVSSVNDRFEMSTSLSRFIVIPQRVLDTELKKSFAHFNEGRIPRWCWRHPWGSDLLRMASFQNNIYHEKDDIRNLELILFGCQSSLCVVVELGDELPSPTDIQLAHSRLRALCLGDISTSVSVPDDKWLSTLESTHWLDYIRSCLKKASEVACLLRGGHLTVALQEADDRDMSCVVSSLVQVMCDPQCRTQHGFQGLVQKEWVMAGHRFYSRMNYHRDNDKEEAPVFLLFLDCVWQLLSQYPSHFQLTGDFLLALHDSIHLPLFSSFMANCQRERCKRSQNLGQSYTPVNGWRDTLHPDALADLSDPPLPPVWDWALQYSKHRRDHFTQPVSPVPPLQPLLNGNLNTNPDTLRLLDSITGSVFLFSHGTFSCPANLLPWRSSSSGVYKKSHRRVASSENVPGLERLLKAWNLTESPQGLVLRSAHQGQLDPHEPLIPLLMGPCMGLWRECYLRGALHAQAFSHPVSANHPHPMEQLTQELQELKDKLAQVSRNSSLSSKNGEHKQSDDNLNQNTGDGTFLFRAPRTAGVPAPRPAASLTSTSFQNSKSPPYTSTQKDKSGSKKHTFLFGHSSAAP